GTGGTCCTGATGCTGGACAGTTGCATGATTATGTGCCCAgtccagcagagaaacaaatttTAGTACAGTTCTGTACACTTTCCCTTACCTCTGGGATTGCAGATAGTCACTTACTGGTGGCACTTCTGAGCAttactgaggggaaaaagatCTTCCAGCCCAGCTACTTTTCCTCCATCCTTCCTGTATGTCAAGTGTACACCCTTCTGGAATaaggacatttaaaaatacagatgatgTGCTGTTGTAGAGTCAAACCATAGTCCCAGGCTGCCTAGAAAAGCAGGAAGACTGAAATATAATACACAGGCCAGAGCTGTGGCAAAATGTGCCTTGATTTCTCATCTGTCTGCTGACTCCCAGAGCGCGTGAATAAACACCTCCCCCAGAATAATGCCTTTTGGGCAAATCATAATCAGCTACACTAATTTCAGGCTTCCAGTAATCAAGTCTCTACCTGGCTGCTCTTGCAATCGACTTTGCTATGATTAATGTGGTACGTGCCCAAGTATGTAGCTCAGACCGATGAGGCACAATAAATGAGCACTGAAGAGAGCAAGCATTAGCCTCCCTTAAAGGAAATATCCAGGAAGGCTAGCAAAAGATGGGAAGAACACTTTAATCACTTTCACTTGTTTAAACAATAATTGCATAGTactagaaagtaatttttttccttttctggtgtttgaagtcagaaaaataactttatttgtTAAAATAGGTTTTAATTTCAGGCAGCTGTAAATTATGAGAAGCTTGCTTGTTAACAGAATAGCAGTTGTGCCTGTATAGAAGGTTGTTAGAAAGGAAGTTTACAAGTGCTAAAAATAGgtagaatctttttttttaaataatttctaattaaacTTAATCAGCTGACATTGATGTATAGCTTGACTGTAATTTCCATAAGTTTGAATTGCTTGTGTTCTTGTCTTGAGATAACTTCTGATATGcaagtttctttgttttgtttctgtgtcttGGGCCCCAGGTAGTTTAGAAGAGGATAAGAAGTAGattaacctaaaaaaaaaataaaaaatacaaatcgCACGAAGTGTAGGCAGCTGGTGATGGTATGTCTTTCTCTGGAGAAATTAAGTTGATTCAATAATGAAGTAAAAAGATTGAAGTGTCCCAGACTGGCTCAATAATTAGAAGAGAGGGAATTCTGATTGAAAGCCGTTTGTAAAATAGCATAATGAATTAGGTGGCTGGGATAAAGTAGGCTAATAGTGAATGCATTATAACAAGTGAAGTGACTGCAACCTACTTTCAGCCTTTGCTGTAtttgcagttttcctttcaacatcttaacatttatttttcttcttttacgCTAAGGCCACAAAGACTTCAGGTTTGAGACCAATGGAGCAAAAAGATACTAAAGCAGTACAAGAGTTAATCAATACTTACTTGAAACAGTTTCATCTTGCTCCTGTGATGGATGAAGAAGAGGTGGCCCACTGGTTCCTGCCTCGGGATCATATTATTGACACTTACGTGGTAGAGGTAAAATATGCACTAACGTATATGGCTCTGTGTGTGAGTGCCACTGAAAGTAGTTCATATCAGCATCAAGTTTTTGAAATGCAGGCAGTATGAAATAAGTGTGTTACAaactttgttctttgttttacaTTCTGTTAATAAGAAAAAGTTTGGCTGTGATAAACTGTAGTGATCTTATAATAGAGTATCTTAAAGGAGAATTCTGAAATATCCAAATACCACATCTTGACAAGAACCCTACCTACCCTATTTTAAGGTCAACTTTTCCATCTGAATTTCTTGATTCTTTTTTACAGAGATATGACATGATACTAAGGAGTGGTCTTCAAACCTCATTTTCTAAGGGAAAATGAGGCCGTGACTGAAATAATGATTTGTTTTGAATTGACTGTCATTCTCCCAGGTGTACATGTTTCTGCCATACACcattacaaaatgcttttttaaaaaaacttaattttagaGGTACCTGCTAGGGGAATTACGTTTCTTGATGATTTGCTTCAGTAAAgtgtattttttccagtaaaagaaTGTATGTATATGaatttgcatatatatatatatatatgtatgtatacatatatatatgcatctACTATGCCCACCCTCCAAAGCAGTGGTCATAAAGAAGCAGTGCTGCTCTCGAAATAAGGAGTGCAGGAATAGATTAGTATTTGGATTGGAAATCTCCCAGACATGTTTGTAATAGGTGCACTAAAGCTAGTGGAAAGATAGGCCTTCCCTTTGAGTCCATACAAAATCAGTTCTAGACAGCATGCTTAGACAGTGTATTACTGTGCTTATAGTGATAATGTTATTTAAAAGTGATCAACACTAACATCCCTAAACCTTCTCACAGAAGCCCTAGGTTGTGAAGCTCAGTGTTCCCATGCTGTAACCCAAAGTTGTGCAGGAGCCTCAGCTGAATTAGGAAACCTAGAGCTGATGGAGATGAGTGGTCCTGCCCATCAGTTTTTATTGTCCAAGCTTAGTTTTCTGCTTACTTTGTAGTGGGTCCAGTGCTCATTGGACTTTTCCATGGTCTAATTTATACTTCTACTTTCTTTCTCCActccctcttttccctgccCTCTTCCCCGCTTCCTGCGTCTGTTTTTGGCTTGCTTTGTGAGTTGAAGCCTACAGGAGAGTTCACAAGCACCAGGATCAGCATGAATGTGACATTAACAGTGCCATATTTACTAAACAGCACAGTCTTCACTTACTTGTTTTATGCTGTCTCTTGCACTAGTTTTTTACTATACAAAATTAGTGCTTAAAATCTTTTTAAGACCTGTGTCACCTGAAGAATCTGTTGTCAGACAAAATACTCTGTATAATTTATGAGTTAATATTCTCATCATTCTTAGTGAATTTAGTCAGTGACTCAATAACTTTTCTGTTCCTTGTAGTTAGTATTACTCTACTACAGAATGTGTACTACAGAATGCTCTAAGACAAAAGGTTTTTTGCATGTGGTACGTTCAactgttttactttttactgTCAAAGTACTGTTAATTTAATGAGCCATGTGAGGTTCTTCATTGAACTCTTAATTAGTGGTTACTAGtcattcaaaaataaacaagcaagaAGTTTTTGTGTGTCTCCTTTGCCTTATTTTCTTGAGATACTCTGGGGATTTTTCTGCGCTCAGCATGTTAGTCATAACCCATGTAATAATTGTTTCATAACCCATGtagtaattattttctatttcctacTAATCCACACTCTTGAAGATGGTCAGACTTCCTTAGATGTgtgcaattaaaaatttttatgtCATATACTTTAGATTTCTGTATAAACACCTTTTTTGATGACTACTAGTTTTATTAGAATTTTGATTCAGCACTGTTGTCCAACAAATAAGTTGTGCTTTttgattaatatttaaatatgctttGTATACCAGcacagtatatttttttctctgtttttataaatatgcgaaaatttttctttgatgtgacttttcaaatttttcaaatatctCTAATATTTTAAGAATACTTTATTAAATATTAGTTCAGTCAGAGAACTTCAATATCTTTATTGGAAGTGTGCTATGTTTGCTTTGTCTGTAGCAAACCACTGCTTTCACAATTGTTTGTCAAAATGTTAGTGGTATAATAGACTAGAAAAATCTAAATGTTTGTTTCTTCAAATCATATCTAAGACTAGCTGTTATACCATAGTACTTACAGTGCACAAACCTTACTGCATTTATTACTTTCTGTAGAACTGTCACATTAGCCTAACCAGTAACTGATTACTTACTAATGGActtcattgtttgtttttttttatagggTTCAAATGGTATTTTAACAGACTTCCTCAGTTTCTACACATTACCTTCGACAGTGATGCATCATCCTGTTCATAAAAGCCTCAAAGCTGCCTATTCCTTTTACAATATTCATACAGAGACTCCCCTGTTGGACTTAATGAATGATGCACTCATTATAGCTAAATTGGTAAGTTGTggattgggttttttctgcttcattcaCAAAAGTATTCTTAGGAGTAGTGGCAAGGTAAGAACTGAGTAATTTATTCATGCCAGTGCATTCAGCTTTACTGTTTACAGCACAGAGTGCAGTTGATGAGACATGTGCAatatatatatcaaaatataaagcagtatgttttgtttttcctttttactttgAGTGATGCTGGGGAATGACAAATGCATAAAGTATTTGCAATAGCTTGAACTGTGAAAAACCCAAGAGCACACTGATGACCATAGTCACTAAGTAtcagaagaatgaaaagtaTCACTGAAATAATCTCCCTTGGAGATAAATAAGCACTATCAAATatatttggctttttaaaattatgttttattcctaaaaaatgtagaaatttatttatgtgaGCTTTATCATTTTGTCATTGCTACATGTAAAGCTCTGGAGATGATATCATGGCATAACTTTTAAGCATACTCTTAGGTATTATTAGGAATcattattagtagtagtagtaggATTAGGATTAGTATAATTAGGAATTATACTGATAGATGTTTGGTTGAATGGAAGGGAAAAGACTATAAATTAAGTTCTTAAAGAGAAGAATTTTGAGAGTTTAGTACTGTGTCATGAAAAGCTGTCACTCAGCTGTTAGTGACTGGGGTTTCATGGGAGTGCAGTGCTAATACCGATGGCACATACCAGCACTCTGAATGAATTTGCAGAGACCTGTTTGTCCTGGGTGGTTCAAAGCACTGCAGAGGCTTCATCTGGTCCGTAGCATCTGCCCTGCAACGAttcccagcaggctgcagagcacaggcatgttttctgctcctccttcccGCTGAGGTGTTGCTGCCGCACAGCTAGTGGTCTTACAGCACCTGGGAAGTGCTCCAGCAGGCCAtgctcagagctgcctgccCGTGCCACAGGGATTTCTGTGTTGGTTCTGGATGAAGCCAGTGATGGTCTGCAAGAGCTGTTTCCGTTCAGACTTGAGGCTGCATGAAAGCAGCCACACAATCTTCAGCCTGTCTGTCCCAGCCATGTtcatgcagcactgcagctgagctgccGTCTGTGACAGGAGCTGCTTGCTGAGGCTTGTTAACCTAGAAGCAGTTCAGTAACTATTTGTCAGGGAAAACTCCTGGATAGTTACAGAGTACCATTACTCAGACTCCAGAATGATCCAAAAGGAAGTTCAGAGACAGACTTTGAGAAGTTATTATAATTTTCAGGAGTGGCTAAAAATACTAGTAATTATTCTTAAAAGTCAAGGTTGAGGAAGTTTGGTCTCAGTCAGTCAGAAGTTGTGACACAGGGAGCTGTGTGTCTGGCCATTCTCTAGGGCGTGGGTGGGTCAGGTGAGGAGGCAGTTCCATGGTCTGACCACAAGGCTTTGCACCTTCCCCTCCATACATTTCTCTCTCCATGTGACAttcagctcttttccttttgagtGGATCATCCTATATCCCTTGCAATACTGGGATTTAGACACCTGTGGATTTCTTAAGTACCTGCTGGGCCTGTAATGCATCATTAAATGCCTAATTATAGTTGCAGACCTGACAGTTGAGTTTTACATGAGGAGAGGTAAGGCAACGGAAGAGAGATGACAAATGCAGTCCTATTCACAGCCTTTTGTTTACAAACATACTGAgtctggctgggatggagttaacTTTGTTCCTAGCAGCCCATATGGTGCTGCTCTTTGTCACTGAAGCAGGGCTGATAACACTCCAGTGTTTTTGGTTGTTACTGAACAGTGCTTGCTCAGCCTCAAGGCTTTCTCTTTCCCCTGCAGTGAGGAAGTTGAGGGTGGGCAAGAAGTTGGGAGGGGACATAGtcaggacaggtgaccccagctgaccaaaggaATGTTCCACACCCTATGTTCTGCTCCACAATAAAGgctgaaggaaagcaggagaaagggaggatGCTTCTGGTGatagcatttattttctctaacaATCATTATGCATGCTGAGATCTTGCTTCCCAGGAAGTGGTTTGACATCTGTCTGGCAGTGGGAAGTAGTGAATGAAttctttttgcttctcttgtgccttcagcttctgctttctctATTAAACTGCCATTATTTCAATTCACAAGACATCTTGCCTTCCTTCTATTTTCTCCCCATCCTGTGGGAGAGGAGTAAACCAAAGGCTGTGTGGGTGTTAGGTTCCTGTCTGGGGACAGCCCACCACAGTCTTCTTTCTGTACTTTAACTCCAAAGCATGCATTTTGGAGGTACAAATTGAACTCAGCAAATTGATTTTAGGGTTTGCATGTCaactaatatttatttttgtcttcatatCACACTCTCTATAAAATTAGTGAAGAATTAGTTGGGCAGTTACCAGACAAAACACCTGACCTTCAAAGTAAAACCCAAAATTTGGAGTTACTAACTTAGGTTCCATGCATTCTGCATGGGGAGAGAGTGGAATTTTGCACCAGGATAATCCCTCTAAAACCCTGCATATTGTTGAAGCTGACACTTTCTAGATCTGGAACACACATTCTGAGTCTGCTTTGGTGGTCTCTCAGAGCTGTGGAGAAAATACCTTTAAACAGAAACCTTTTTCACCCTCTCGGAAGATACTAACCTGAAACTAACCTGCTGATgtttaaatactgaattaaaaCTAGATCTGTAGAGTTTTGTTTGAATATTGAGTGTTATATTGCACAGCTTAGAGTGTACTTGTATCTAGAGGGTGTCTCCATTCTCCCCACTTCCTGCCATCTGAGATTACTGTTACTGTTACTTACTAACtttgaatatttcaaaatttacttTCAATACCAAATGTCAGCTGTTGTCACCTCATTTGTcttatttctgaatgtttttcacAGCACATTTAACTTAGCATGGTGTCATCTGCACACAGAATGATCTTTGTATAAGGTAGCAGGAAGCCTTACTAAACTCACTGTCTGTGCTTTGtaactttcttttaaagagtCCTGATGAAGAGTTTAAGTGCTCTTTTTCTTCAAACCCCTTTTTTCCTAATATGGGAAgctcatttaaaagaaaaagatacctattttttttactgagtaAAGAATGTCTATTAACCATTACTTGCTTAAGTAATTGAGCATtattgttttgtgctttttgtctTAAAAGTGTATCATGTCCTGCCCTCCCTTTGTGCCGTTAAGACTCCAGGAGCTGTAGacaattgtattttttccttttaatttacCTAAGTCTCTTGGCTACTGTATGCCACTCTGTAAAGTATCATTTGTGTGacatttgaaaatttcaaaagtaaaatttaaaaatgttttggtgttGTCAGAAAGGATTTGATGTGTTCAATGCGCTAGActtaatggaaaacaaaacattcctgGAGAAACTCAAGTTTGGGATTGGAGATGGAAATTTGCAGTATTACTTGTACAACTGGAGATGTCCAGGCATGGAATCTGAAAAGGTAAGGGAGAAAAGTGATTTCCTGAATTCCATTAGACATAATGGTACAATAATCTACACTGGCCAAAAAtggaaagaagttttaaaaataatgtaattggCCCTGTTTATGATCCATAATTGAGATGAAGAAGACTATTGATGTTTAGGTTTACTGCCATACTTCAACTAAAATactatctttttcttcttcctttagGTTGGTCTTGTATTACAATGAGAATGCTTATGTTTCTAGAACTCTTGAGGTCATCGTTTGAGTTAATTTGATCTCCATAACTCTTGAAATGGTATTGTTCAAGAGGAGTAAAAGCACAACGTCAGTGATACTGAAATAGTCCATTAAATCTGATCAATGAAGACATCCACATGTGACCaaatttatgcattttcagATAGATCAGACGGTCCATGAAACTCTTCTATTGTccatgaaaagaataaaaagcacaTTCATTTAAGTTTCAAAGCTTAGCTTGCACCTGGATGAGaagaaggtatttttttccactctgtaGAAAAGACTGTTTTGTACAAACTGAACTTCAGTGGTGGATTAGggtacaaaaatatttgctattatGTGGATGAACTGCTGCATTTCTATTTATTAAGTGGTGATGTATGTATATCAATGTAACAGAATGAAGGATACAAACTGGAGTATCTTTGCTCTTTTACTTTACATGGATATCATAATTTGGGGAAAAATCACAAAGTACGATGCGTTTGTAGCTCTGTGAAAGTCCTGGATGTTTTTGTAACTGGAGCAGTATGACAATGTACTGGTTTAACTAGTGCATTTGTTTCTCCACAAGCAACGCTGCCAAatcaataaaaaatacagatttgtaCTTTGATCTTCAATAGATCAGTGGATTGATTTAACAGTATCGCACTGTTCAGTGCAGGTGTTATCTATGTTGCCAGAATGATAATACATTACTGTACTTAATTTACAGTTGTGGCACAATACCTTAGTTTTATCTCAGTAGAATAACATCAGCCTGTGTGTAAAACTAAGAATTTTAGTAGTGCTATCAGGATATTTATAGTTTGAATGTTTTTGACGCTTCTGCGAAATTGCACATATTCCTTTGTCTACTTTGATTTCCTATGAAGTCTGTAATTCTAATGAAAAGTACCTTGTGTAAATATGTATTCATAAATTGTTCCTGGTAGTGTTTTTATCCTGACTTTGGAACAAGAAGTTTTGCTATATATGGGCCGGtaagcagaagagaaatgctCTGCCCTCAGTCCTTGGAAGTCTGTACTGCGCTTCCTGAAATGTTGGAGGGCTGATCTTTGTTGTTGGGTGGAGCTGTTTTAATTCCCTCATGAATGCTCAGCAACGGGAGTGGCTTCTAAAGAACTTTTTATGCATTCCAGCATAGCGTCATAGCTAGAGATGATAGCAGTTCTTTCAGCTCATGGATACTGCAGAATCGTGAGCACTGAGAAAATCTGTGTTAAGAAACTGTTCTAGCTGAAAGTGCCAAATCGTGGTAGTGAAGCCTCTGTGCTGTGAGCATCTTTTGAATGTGACTTGAATATCTCATGAAATGCAAATGTCtaactttccttttaaatatgcCTGTAATTATGACAGCAGATTTTGCTGAAAGTTTAATTCTGTACATGAAGATAAATTTGTCTGTTCTTCATAACTGTTAGCCCTACCCACCACCTTGTAGCagtggggtttttctttcttcccgCTCTTTTTCCACTGTGTGAAtggtttgtggtttggtttctttttcttgttgaaTTGTGGTGAGAGGATTCTGCCCTAGGAACAGTGATAAATACTTTCCCTTACTGCATTATAGCTGATTAAAGCATTCAACCTCCTTCAAAAAAGGAAGGGACTGAACGTGGTTTGTTTGACCCATGGTTGTGCACCAGCTTGGGACCTCATGAATTTAAAAGGACTTCAAAGGAGATCTGATGGTGCAGTTGGGCTTTACATCTCTGGCCACTCTTGATACCTCTCTGTtagcagcagtgaaaacagGTGATGCAGAGACAGCTTGGACTCTGTGAGGCCTGAGCAGAATTAAGTGCCTGAAAATGTAATTGATGGTAGTGATACCTGAGGTAACAAGAAGGATTTAATCTTGACCCTGTCAAAGACTTAACTCCTAAATGGCAACAAGGTGCCTCTCTGGCAGGGCATTTTCATGGAGTGCTCTGGGAAGAGGTTCACCAAGGAACTCAATGTCTTCTGCTTCAGCTCTTAAAGGCAGAGCCTCAGCAGTCTTCACTCAGGGCACCACCCCTGaggtgggacagcagggcaTAGCTCTGTCCTCGTGGCTAAGATACTTCCTTGCTGGGACAGCTCAGGTGATCACAGCCCAGGAGAAGTACATGTTCATGTTCTctgccttccctctcctcaAAAAAATGCAAGTGGAGGAAATGTTAGGCAGATGATTTCTCCTCTGAAATCAGAAGGGAGATTCTCCCAGGTATTGTCCTTGTAAAACCACGATGGCCATGATGGGACTAAGTATGTCCAGGTAGAAGACAGATTTGAATGTGGGTTTCCTGCAGCCTGACTTCTGCCAAAATCTTCAGGTTAGGGCACATGAAGGAAGGAGTGTGGCCAGTCTTGTGCTCTCTTTTAGTAAAACAGTGCCATTTGCATATGAATCCAAGGGACAAAGTCTTGTCTGGCTCACTCTTCATGTtcactgaggggctggagggcaGAGACATGCTCTTGTAGAAGCTGTGCAGCACTGTAGCTGAGAGAGAAAATTTATCAGCCCAGAGCATGAGGGAAGCAGGCATCTAAGCCCAAGTGTTGGGGCAGCTCTTGGAGAGTTCTGTTCAGTGGTGTGTGTTAAGCATGGCCTCTGTCCTTGCTGACTGCTCTCCACCTGTAGTGTTTTGCTGAAGTATCACAGTGTCAAGAGGGCTTGGATCTTGAAGGTGTCCTAGCCTGCACCCACATAATGAGACAGTTACTATGGAGGTGAAAATTGTGGCAACTCACTTTGACTTCCTAAGCAGGTACTAAACAGAAAGTGAACATCTGTGTGGGGCCACTGTCAGGAGAGACTCTTCTCTTGTTTCCAAGGTTGAACCTGTGTGCATTAGTCCTGCTATGAAGGTAAGACTTCTCAGAACCTAATAGATGTTTGCAAAGGATTGGCAAATCTAAAGCTTACTCTACCACCTTTCCCACTGGCTTTTTAAACATGTTACTTCTTTCCCAAATTAACTTCCTATCTGCAGAGGGAACTCAAATCCCTGAAGATAGACCTGGGCAGACAGTGAAGTGCTTGAATGATTGCTGTGCTTATGTTCTTTACCAAAGCTAATCTTTATGCTCTGTGTGAATTTTACAACTCATGCTATGGTTAGCCAGCCTGGGAATGAAATACGCTAGTGCCAGCATGCCTTCAGTTTTATGCACCCAGAACGCCAGAAAAAAGGATATGTATAAAGGACTATGAAGCAAGGCAAAGAAATCTCACCTCTTCTTGCACCTTCAGACACAGACCAAATTGTAGCATTAAATGCTTTAACTTCGAGGAGCATCATGACTACACGATCACTGCTTATTGCTATGCCTGCCTTCATAGTTGGTATCATGAACTaaagtaatttctaaataaattcaaaacacagatgAGATCTGATATGACAGTGGAAGCCTGGATTAACAAATctctgaaaaatacatgttaattttaccttttaagaaacaacaaaagttactgttattttatgctttcttcTACAAGTAAATTCCTAGGCTGTTGATTGCCTGAATTGCAGTGCTATCTCCCTTTCTTCCTACAACCCAGCTCCTTCATTAGGAAATTTTTCATAGTCCCCAGTAAAATTAAAGGAAACTCAGAAGTTACATATGTTTTCAGTCTTGTAGCAGTTACAATTCTCATGTTATGTAAGTTTATGGTTTATGTCaattttctgggaaataatTTTAGACTTCATTTAGAGATCTAATGGAGTTTAGGTTTACATTTTCTCACGGGATGTGTTAATAGTTTGCatatggaagtattttttttttcaatactgCAGCAGTAGTAATTTGGTTTGGAAATAGCTTTTCCTTCATCATACCATGCACCAGGTATCAGGTAGAACCCAAGTCTGCATATATTTGTGACCAAAACAAGTTGTTCAGCAGAACAAACTATAATAAGCGTTCAAAAGGGAAGTCTGCCTGTGCTATTTACTTGAACCCAGCTTTAAAAGACTTATACTGGCATGGACCTTTGTTTAAATAAACTTTCACTTTTGGTATTTGTTTGAGTAATTATACTTTAATCTCTTTTGCTCAAAGCATGTTCATCTgtgtaaaaatacaaagttcATTTAATGCTTTGTATTAATTCCAAAGAAGTATAAATTATGTCTTAAAATTATTTCGGCATGTTCATTACAAGCTTTAACTCTGATTTCCAGCTACAAATGAAAATACCCCCAGTAAACACTAACACTCAAGTCTGAGCAATATTCTTTATTAAAGCTGAAAGTATCTCAGCCAAATGTAACAAAGTTCACAGTGTATTCACAGTGTATTTAGGCTTTACACTGTAAAGCCTAAAAGAATTGTTCAGTTAAACTGTATTCCATCCTTCgtttaaaaaatctgtttaatgGAGTGAACCAAACTAAAATCAGTTACActgaaaaagcctttttctttttgcgAGGTGGTTTCTTTATCTTACTGGGATTTGGGACAAGTTTCTTGATTTTCAAAGGCtgcaaaattacatttgaaagaTCAGGCCAGTTGCTTTCTGTATGCTTCCGCTTCTGATTTGTGAGCTTATCCCCCAGCACCTCTGTGAGCTGTTCAGGTTCCAGATTTTCTGAAGAATCTGAATCTACATAAGACACAGGTTCTTCGGCTGTGTACTGAAACCAGGGCACTTCCAAAGCTGGTATCTTTGGAATTATTGCTGCTATTGCTTCAGTGAATGTGTCAGACTGCTTTTTGAAGCCGAGTGCTAGAACAGATGTTAAGCCGAGAAGGGGCGCGATGGTCTCGCTGAGCCGTGGCACCTGCCCTGCCGGCGTGGTGCGGCTCGCGCTCAGCTCGATCAGGTGCGACGTGATCATGGCAGGTTTGGCAGACTTGCACACCAGCAAGAGAAGcagctcatttttttccaatgCTTTTGTAACTTCATTAACTCCAATA
The sequence above is drawn from the Parus major isolate Abel chromosome 2, Parus_major1.1, whole genome shotgun sequence genome and encodes:
- the RPP38 gene encoding ribonuclease P protein subunit p38; the protein is MSVIKQGTATLRKAKKNTVKTCLDNPFVFQWKTIDGEDMHFILETLEERIKHIGLKKIESPRKKKRSLTKKQTERKCDASTNQLPKEETENHQQNPGWTDISIRRQLAIGVNEVTKALEKNELLLLLVCKSAKPAMITSHLIELSASRTTPAGQVPRLSETIAPLLGLTSVLALGFKKQSDTFTEAIAAIIPKIPALEVPWFQYTAEEPVSYVDSDSSENLEPEQLTEVLGDKLTNQKRKHTESNWPDLSNVILQPLKIKKLVPNPSKIKKPPRKKKKAFSV